The Punica granatum isolate Tunisia-2019 chromosome 4, ASM765513v2, whole genome shotgun sequence genome has a window encoding:
- the LOC116205806 gene encoding uncharacterized protein LOC116205806 isoform X1, whose product MEDAAARVGDLPIPSTRRKLRAISGHVVLNSGNEELEQSFGFQSDERSIYEQDQEPPEMLQERLQVVARQREQMQQMEIEIRSQIIARAGIADIKKSFDAKVHELAKKQFHEKELSEIIDLQRTVEEKDRQLITVKRDNEAKRRQIMELQEQYRVAQETIMSKDEQLREAQEWLSRIQAIDASQLSTLQIELREHAARSREINGLQSPTIQQSELREEMEQQPVLPQISFPMESQRGKTPIHDECLVNPMAENEDREDGLDCNHFGDLGDDGHHLCRDLTYKDITKADVIGMVFDSYEAAENFYKRYALAIGFSVRKQDLRRKTNGVVVMHKWVCNREGRRRQKFLELENRQRKSRPITRVGCPATFQIHMDNAGKWIVKQAILEHNHELASPLDTCFLTDRAHIKREKRSRSS is encoded by the exons ATGGAGGACGCCGCCGCTCGGGTCGGCGACCTTCCAATTCCGAGCACTAGGAGGAAATTGCGCGCCATTTCAGGGCACGTGGTTCTGAACTCCGGGAATGAG GAGTTGGAGCAGTCATTTGGGTTTCAATCAGATGAGAGATCTATATATGAG CAAGACCAAGAGCCACCTGAAATGTTGCAAGAACGCCTTCAGGTGGTTGCAAGGCAGAGAGAGCAAATGCAGCAGATGGAGATTGAGATTAGATCTCAGATAATTGCGAGAGCTGGGATCGCAGATATTAAGAAGAGCTTTGATGCTAAAGTCCACGAGCTCGCAAAA AAGCAGTTCCATGAGAAGGAACTCAGCGAGATTATAGACTTGCAAAGGACGGTGGAAGAAAAAGATAGGCAGCTCATTACAGTCAAAAGAGACAATGAGGCTAAACGGAGACAGATTATGGAGTTGCAGGAACAG TACAGAGTAGCTCAAGAAACTATTATGTCCAAGGATGAGCAATTGAGGGAAGCCCAAGAGTGGCTCTCTCGTATTCAGGCGATAGATGCTTCTCAATTGTCAACACTACAGATTGAGTTGCGAGAACATGCAGCCCGTTCTCGAGAAATCAATGGCCTGCAGTCCCCCACTATCCAACAATCTGAATTGCGAGAGGAGATGGAACAGCAACCG GTATTGCCCCAAATCTCGTTCCCCATGGAGTCTCAGAGAGGGAAGACACCAATTCATGACGAATGTCTTGTGAATCCAATGGCTGAAAATGAGGACCGAGAGGATGGGTTAGATTGCAATCACTTCGGTGACCTTGGTGATGATGGCCATCATCTCTGCAGAGATCTTACATACAAAGACATAACTAAGGCAGATGTCATAGGCATGGTGTTCGATTCTTATGAAGCAGCAGAAAATTTCTATAAGAGATATGCTCTTGCCATAGGGTTTAGTGTGCGGAAACAGGACTTGAGGCGGAAGACGAACGGTGTCGTGGTCATGCACAAGTGGGTTTGTAACCGGGAAGGGAGGCGGAGACAGAAGTTCTTGGAACTGGAAAACAGGCAGAGGAAATCGAGGCCCATAACCCGCGTGGGCTGCCCTGCCACCTTTCAGATCCATATGGACAATGCTGGTAAGTGGATTGTGAAGCAGGCCATTTTAGAGCACAACCACGAACTCGCCTCGCCGCTGGACACATGCTTCCTCACCGATAGAGCTCATATCAAGAGGGAGAAGAGGTCGAGAAGCTCATAA
- the LOC116202924 gene encoding uncharacterized protein LOC116202924, which yields MGIVLSLGGAGSRCCMGIAMKKRPKVLQIVKPDCKILEYSSPILVRDVPMSIAASGIGIGKGSSQHLPPDYELQIGEVYYVLPPRRPPDGTEPEPARRIKVVITKQQLQLLLARQVSVQELMAGLDNKKTLYRGAEDGLALAWRPNLETIVEGVD from the coding sequence ATGGGAATCGTTTTGTCTCTTGGCGGGGCTGGCTCGAGGTGTTGCATGGGAATTGCCATGAAGAAGCGCCCGAAAGTCCTGCAGATCGTGAAGCCCGACTGTAAGATATTGGAGTACAGCAGCCCGATCCTTGTCAGGGATGTTCCAATGAGCATTGCGGCCTCAGGTATTGGAATAGGGAAGGGAAGTTCACAGCATCTGCCTCCTGACTATGAGCTGCAGATCGGAGAGGTCTACTACGTCTTGCCCCCTCGGAGGCCTCCTGATGGGACCGAACCGGAACCTGCAAGGAGGATCAAGGTGGTTATAACGAAGCAGCAACTTCAGCTTTTACTGGCTCGACAGGTATCAGTGCAGGAATTGATGGCGGGTCTCGATAACAAGAAGACTCTGTACCGTGGAGCTGAAGATGGTTTGGCCCTGGCTTGGAGGCCCAACCTTGAAACCATAGTGGAAGGAGTCGACTAG
- the LOC116206065 gene encoding growth-regulating factor 1: MMVHHDNHHRPFTSPPSSSSKYGGDGDVVPAGTNGRFFSSSSGAAVVNGRLGLLGGGDRRAPHHHHRHHHDPFESFIPSASSSSGMGYPFTQAQWRELERQAMIYKYMVASAPVPPDLLFPLSSVPDSHYSSSLAGGSYSLRFGNAGGDPEPGRCRRTDGKKWRCSRAAAPDQKYCERHLNRGRPRSRKPVEVSASPNKKTRHCHGSNAPLPSSSPAAAGNNATPSQHYHNNQAPQMFLRGNGGLEPVSVPHSQEARGLEWLMIRESHIAEETLNLNSNYTSTKSNQFNEYLFPLGNSDVISVAEPQSSTPRGFIDAWSDTNSKKSCSVSPHDEKLSLSEEMGHIHMGLGVSHWVQAGDVKSSSWISSAPGGPLGEVFRPTINSVSSPSSLNSGSPLISSPSAVLQRKMTSISDSSGGSSPTPGSSMGRSEINVNWFNPN; encoded by the exons ATGATGGTCCATCATGACAATCACCACCGTCCGTTCACATCgccaccatcatcatcatcgaagTACGGTGGTGATGGGGATGTTGTCCCCGCTGGAACCAACGGCAGATTCTTCAGTAGCAGCAGCGGTGCTGCTGTCGTTAATGGTAGACTTGGACTACTTGGAGGAGGAGACAGGAGAGCTCCACACCACCACCACCGTCATCATCACGATCCTTTTGAGAGCTTCATCCCCTCCGCGTCTTCCTCCTCAG GGATGGGATACCCATTTACACAGGCGCAGTGGAGGGAGCTGGAGAGGCAAGCAATGATCTACAAGTACATGGTGGCCTCTGCCCCTGTGCCCCCTGATCTCTTGTTCCCTCTGTCATCCGTCCCTGACTCTCACTACTCCTCCTCCt TAGCGGGAGGAAGCTACAGTCTCAGGTTTGGGAACGCCGGAGGAGATCCGGAGCCGGGAAGGTGCAGGAGGACCGACGGTAAGAAGTGGAGGTGCTCACGGGCCGCGGCGCCAGACCAGAAGTACTGCGAACGACACTTAAACAGGGGCCGCCCCCGTTCAAGAAAGCCTGTGGAAGTCTCTGCCTCTCCCAACAAGAAGACCCGCCATTGCCATGGCAGCAACGCTcctcttccatcttcttctcctGCTGCTGCCGGCAACAATGCGACTCCATCTCAGCACTACCACAACAACCAAGCTCCTCAGATGTTTCTGCGCGGAAATGGAGGACTTGAGCCTGTTTCAGTGCCTCACAGCCAGGAGGCCAG GGGCTTGGAGTGGCTGATGATACGAGAATCCCACATAGCAGAGGAGACTCTCAACCTCAATTCTAATTACACCTCCACCAAATCAAATCAGTTCAATGAATATCTCTTCCCTCTCGGCAACTCGGATGTCATCTCTGTAGCAGAACCACAGAGCTCCACTCCTAGAGGGTTCATCGATGCCTGGTCCGACACCAACTCTAAGAAGAGCTGCTCCGTTTCACCACATGATGAGAAGCTCTCCCTTTCTGAGGAGATGGGTCACATCCACATGGGCTTGGGAGTCTCCCACTGGGTCCAAGCTGGTGATGTGAAATCGAGCTCATGGATCTCTTCTGCACCAGGGGGCCCACTGGGCGAGGTCTTCCGACCCACTATCAACTCTGTGTCTAGCCCGTCATCTCTGAACTCTGGAAGCCCGTTGATCTCTTCACCCTCGGCGGTTCTGCAGAGGAAGATGACCTCTATTTCTGATAGCAGCGGAGGGAGTAGTCCAACACCCGGGAGTTCAATGGGGAGATCGGAGATCAATGTGAATTGGTTCAATCCAAACTAA
- the LOC116206066 gene encoding protein IQ-DOMAIN 14-like, which translates to MGKTGGSSIPGSWFTALKRALISPTKQNPKRITRGRDNLDPEEERQDKGRGKRRWAFLKEATNQEPAACQERTIRTRAEAMAKAGSDAIVMAIATTAAAEAAVATAKAALEALPLACGRPSPSMLEHRSAIIIQAVFRGYLARKALRALKGLVCLQALIRGHNVRKRAEMTLRCIQALVRVQAQACDQRRNRLNDEDKVKSVLSQSSDYLRSSIPEYWNGEAREEELCEKEIKAICSDKRKEAALEQEISLASAFSRQVWRRDEDSADQWLARKLRDSPRRTSFDQRDPIKTIEIDTCGPYSASDDPILLLKRMPQQANSSSLRCPRNRLEVPSAPMPSYMCATESARARLRSQSAPRQRASTPERERTLPSRKQLSFPAPEQCGHTNYPSNQDLKKSMGNKAIPGRSLGDVWAPRY; encoded by the exons ATGGGGAAGACCGGGGGAAGCTCCATCCCCGGTTCATGGTTCACCGCACTGAAACGTGCCTTGATCTCTCCAACTAAACAGAACCCGAAAAGGATCACGAGGGGACGAGACAATCTCGATCCCGAAGAAGAACGACAAGACAAG GGTAGAGGGAAGAGGAGGTGGGCGTTCCTGAAGGAAGCCACGAATCAGGAACCGGCAGCCTGTCAGGAGAGAACCATAAGGACCAGGGCGGAAGCCATGGCGAAAGCCGGTTCTGATGCCATTGTGATGGCAATAGCGACCACTGCAGCTGCTGAGGCTGCGGTTGCAACTGCAAAAGCAGCTCTGGAAGCGCTTCCGCTCGCCTGCGGGCGACCCTCCCCATCCATGCTGGAGCACCGCTCCGCCATCATCATTCAAGCAGTCTTTAGAGGATACCTG GCAAGGAAGGCTCTGAGGGCACTGAAAGGACTGGTGTGTCTGCAAGCACTAATAAGAGGTCACAATGTTCGGAAAAGAGCAGAGATGACTCTCCGGTGCATCCAGGCATTGGTCCGTGTACAGGCCCAGGCGTGTGATCAGCGCAGGAACCGGCTCAATGACGAGGATAAAGTAAAATCAGTTCTTTCTCAG TCCTCAGATTACCTGAGGAGCTCGATTCCGGAATACTGGAATGGTGAGGCACGAGAAGAGGAACTATGTGAAAAGGAGATAAAAGCCATATGTTCAGATAAGAGAAAAGAAGCTGCTCTTGAGCAGGAAATCTCCCTTGCTTCTGCTTTCTCTCGGCAG GTATGGCGTAGGGATGAGGATTCAGCTGACCAGTGGCTGGCAAGGAAGTTGAGGGACAGCCCAAGAAGGACCTCCTTTGACCAGAGGGACCCCATTAAGACCATTGAGATTGACACCTGCGGGCCTTACTCAGCCTCTGATGATCCAATCCTACTGTTAAAAAGGATGCCCCAGCAAGCCAATTCGTCCAGCCTGAGGTGCCCAAGGAACCGTCTCGAGGTGCCTAGTGCCCCAATGCCCAGTTATATGTGTGCAACCGAGTCTGCCAGGGCTCGACTCCGATCGCAGAGCGCCCCCAGGCAGAGGGCTTCAACTCCCGAGAGGGAGAGGACGTTACCATCAAGGAAACAACTGTCTTTCCCGGCTCCCGAACAGTGCGGGCACACCAATTACCCCTCTAATCAGGATCTTAAGAAGAGCATGGGCAATAAGGCAATTCCAGGACGCTCTCTAGGGGATGTTTGGGCACCTCGTTACTGA
- the LOC116205806 gene encoding uncharacterized protein LOC116205806 isoform X2, translated as MLQERLQVVARQREQMQQMEIEIRSQIIARAGIADIKKSFDAKVHELAKKQFHEKELSEIIDLQRTVEEKDRQLITVKRDNEAKRRQIMELQEQYRVAQETIMSKDEQLREAQEWLSRIQAIDASQLSTLQIELREHAARSREINGLQSPTIQQSELREEMEQQPVLPQISFPMESQRGKTPIHDECLVNPMAENEDREDGLDCNHFGDLGDDGHHLCRDLTYKDITKADVIGMVFDSYEAAENFYKRYALAIGFSVRKQDLRRKTNGVVVMHKWVCNREGRRRQKFLELENRQRKSRPITRVGCPATFQIHMDNAGKWIVKQAILEHNHELASPLDTCFLTDRAHIKREKRSRSS; from the exons ATGTTGCAAGAACGCCTTCAGGTGGTTGCAAGGCAGAGAGAGCAAATGCAGCAGATGGAGATTGAGATTAGATCTCAGATAATTGCGAGAGCTGGGATCGCAGATATTAAGAAGAGCTTTGATGCTAAAGTCCACGAGCTCGCAAAA AAGCAGTTCCATGAGAAGGAACTCAGCGAGATTATAGACTTGCAAAGGACGGTGGAAGAAAAAGATAGGCAGCTCATTACAGTCAAAAGAGACAATGAGGCTAAACGGAGACAGATTATGGAGTTGCAGGAACAG TACAGAGTAGCTCAAGAAACTATTATGTCCAAGGATGAGCAATTGAGGGAAGCCCAAGAGTGGCTCTCTCGTATTCAGGCGATAGATGCTTCTCAATTGTCAACACTACAGATTGAGTTGCGAGAACATGCAGCCCGTTCTCGAGAAATCAATGGCCTGCAGTCCCCCACTATCCAACAATCTGAATTGCGAGAGGAGATGGAACAGCAACCG GTATTGCCCCAAATCTCGTTCCCCATGGAGTCTCAGAGAGGGAAGACACCAATTCATGACGAATGTCTTGTGAATCCAATGGCTGAAAATGAGGACCGAGAGGATGGGTTAGATTGCAATCACTTCGGTGACCTTGGTGATGATGGCCATCATCTCTGCAGAGATCTTACATACAAAGACATAACTAAGGCAGATGTCATAGGCATGGTGTTCGATTCTTATGAAGCAGCAGAAAATTTCTATAAGAGATATGCTCTTGCCATAGGGTTTAGTGTGCGGAAACAGGACTTGAGGCGGAAGACGAACGGTGTCGTGGTCATGCACAAGTGGGTTTGTAACCGGGAAGGGAGGCGGAGACAGAAGTTCTTGGAACTGGAAAACAGGCAGAGGAAATCGAGGCCCATAACCCGCGTGGGCTGCCCTGCCACCTTTCAGATCCATATGGACAATGCTGGTAAGTGGATTGTGAAGCAGGCCATTTTAGAGCACAACCACGAACTCGCCTCGCCGCTGGACACATGCTTCCTCACCGATAGAGCTCATATCAAGAGGGAGAAGAGGTCGAGAAGCTCATAA
- the LOC116204691 gene encoding RNA-binding protein 38-like: protein MVDRNDGLGDTTFTKIFVGGLAWETRRDTMRCYFEQFGEILEAVVISDKNTGKSKGYGFVTFRDPESARRACENPCPVIDGRRANCNLASLGAQKNRPTATSLGGGMERFLQKPATSSSSFHGHSTYFHQTMPHSSYPYSYGYPGYSQDFFPMGYYNVYGAHHQQLPSYYASAGSGSGSGSHGFYLIYYPYYAHTGHTQYPKLAQYPVISQQFRNAVGFSSIPSSTSPLPVATARPMPVANMTVVGPGATGNVTEQKSSA from the exons ATGGTGGATCGAAATGATGGGCTGGGGGACACGACTTTCACGAAGATCTTCGTTGGGGGATTGGCCTGGGAGACTCGGAGGGACACCATGAGGTGTTACTTCGAGCAGTTCGGGGAGATCCTCGAGGCCGTGGTGATCTCCGACAAGAACACCGGGAAATCCAAAGGATACGGATTC GTGACTTTTCGAGACCCGGAATCTGCAAGGAGAGCCTGCGAGAATCCATGCCCGGTGATCGACGGAAGGAGAGCTAACTGCAACCTCGCATCCCTAGGTGCTCAGAAGAACAGACCAACCGCCACCTCTCTGGGTG GAGGAATGGAGAGGTTCCTGCAGAAACCGGCAACATCGTCATCAAGCTTTCATGGCCATTCAACATACTTCCACCAAACCATGCCCCACAGTTCATATCCCTACTCCTACGG GTACCCTGGCTACTCTCAGGACTTCTTCCCTATG GGTTACTACAATGTCTATGGTGCGCATCATCAGCAGCTTCCATCATACTATGCTTCTGCAGGTTCGGGATCCGGATCAGGGTCCCACGGGTTCTACCTGATCTACTATCCATACTATGCCCACACGGGGCACACACAGTACCCGAAGTTGGCTCAGTACCCGGTCATCTCGCAGCAATTCCGGAATGCTGTGGGATTCTCATCAATCCCAAGCTCGACTTCACCATTGCCCGTTGCGACAG CCCGGCCAATGCCGGTGGCAAACATGACGGTGGTGGGGCCTGGAGCTACCGGTAACGTTACCGAGCAAAAATCATCCGCTTGA
- the LOC116206349 gene encoding auxin-responsive protein SAUR32-like, translated as MGLDKNHPSFHFFHLPHLHFHHHNHPHHEKKELKDIPKGCMAVLVGQGEEQKRFVIPVDYINHRLFVQLLKEAEEEFGFDQKGPITIPCHVEEFRSIQDSINRENLALDHHHHHHHHHHHGHGRCFRV; from the coding sequence ATGGGGCTCGACAAGAACCACCCGAGCTTTCACTTCTTCCATCTGCCGCATCTCCACTTTCACCACCACAACCACCCCCACCACGAGAAGAAGGAGCTGAAGGACATCCCGAAAGGGTGCATGGCAGTCCTGGTGGGACAAGGAGAGGAGCAGAAGAGGTTCGTGATCCCGGTCGACTATATCAATCACCGGCTCTTCGTGCAGCTGCTTAAGGAGGCCGAGGAAGAGTTCGGGTTCGATCAGAAGGGGCCCATCACGATCCCGTGCCATGTGGAGGAGTTCCGGAGCATCCAGGACTCGATCAACAGGGAGAATCTAGCCCtcgaccaccaccaccaccaccaccaccatcaccaCCACGGCCATGGCCGGTGTTTTAGGGTTTGA
- the LOC116204690 gene encoding polyadenylate-binding protein-interacting protein 11-like yields MAVAESAGVKIGPQPQNSAASVQSQDLNGPVGDSPNGSQSPTGDRPRDISPKPSVKADRPVAGTLVGYRNGSKGLSDMRELVDILSKLNPMAEEFVPPSVAHNHVGFNLVNGGFGYPSNFVLQPDAPIANGYNGRRKKNGYNQSKRRVNSRTSMAQREEVIRRTVYVSDIDQPVTEEQLAALFNSCGQVVDCRVCGDPNSCLRFAFIEFTDEEGARVALNLSGTVLGFYPIRVLPSKTAIAPVNPTFLPRSDDEREMCSRTVYCTNIDKKVTQAEVKLFFETLCGEVHRLRLLGDYQHSTRIAFVEFIMADSAIAALNCSGVVLGSLPIRVSPSKTPVRPRLPRSPGN; encoded by the exons ATGGCGGTTGCTGAGAGCGCTGGAGTGAAGATCGGCCCCCAGCCCCAGAACTCGGCCGCATCCGTGCAGTCCCAGGACCTCAACGGGCCCGTCGGTGACTCCCCCAACGGCTCCCAGTCTCCGACCGGCGATCGCCCGCGGGACATCAGCCCCAAGCCCTCAGTCAAGGCTGATCGCCCGGTGGCGGGGACTCTGGTCGGGTACCGGAACGGGTCCAAGGGGCTGAGTGACATGAGGGAACTGGTGGATATTCTGTCAAAACTGAATCCCATGGCCGAGGAATTCGTGCCGCCATCGGTTGCTCATAACCATGTCGGGTTTAATCTAGTGAATGGTGGATTTGGGTATCCCAGCAATTTTGTACTGCAGCCTGATGCCCCCATTGCTAATGGATACAACGGCAGAAGG AAGAAGAATGGGTATAATCAGAGCAAGAGGAGGGTGAATAGTAGGACTAGCATGGCTCAGCGTGAAGAGGTCATCAGGAGGACTGTCTATGTATCTGATATTGATCAACCG GTTACTGAGGAGCAACTCGCAGCTCTCTTCAATAGTTGTGGACAG GTTGTTGATTGTCGTGTTTGTGGTGATCCCAACTCCTGTCTCCGCTTTGCTTTCATTGAGTTCACTGATGAAG AGGGTGCAAGGGTCGCTCTGAATCTCTCAGGAACTGTGCTGGGATTCTACCCGATTAGAGTTCTACCTTCCAAGACTGCAATTGCCCCTGTTAACCCAACCTTTTTGCCAAGG TCAGATGATGAACGGGAGATGTGCTCAAGAACAGTTTACTGTACCAACATTGACaagaag GTTACTCAAGCAGAGGTAAAGCTGTTCTTTGAAACACTTTGTGGTGAG GTCCATCGCTTGAGGCTTCTTGGTGACTATCAACATTCAACTCGGATTGCTTTTGTTGAGTTCATTATG GCTGATAGTGCAATTGCTGCTCTTAACTGCAGTGGTGTTGTTCTGGGATCTCTGCCCATAAG GGTAAGCCCTTCGAAGACTCCAGTTAGGCCCCGCCTTCCCCGGTCTCCTGGGAACTAA